The Pecten maximus chromosome 14, xPecMax1.1, whole genome shotgun sequence genome includes a region encoding these proteins:
- the LOC117342507 gene encoding uncharacterized protein LOC117342507, which yields MGTTVSQMALRMRGQTNCIQHSEKQLDFYCEQCDEVICPTCVSTTHNGHRICELSLISTKKKPYIQNFIDRTEKNELVQIRRYITSTDKLLQDNDNIFEDLSCQLKLQTEKLKQDLEKLTGKTLSLYQKMKEDNARIIQMYKQKLEMYNEQLKRKVQECKTALQRSSHIQIYDLSHDIASPSSLPVKPFLGTASFIPNMNPQHQLELALGKVMFKEVEEWNSLCGIDSICPTDDGRVWTSEYNRTLTLLDRKGRVIQRVKHRSVVSDIILSPRTHRLWVCDTDNNILELVSGHLTQRFRTKERPRCICVTASDHVIVGMARRISIFTTKGEMVSIPSAEGTGKPVVCTPHRIAECPVTHNVAVIDFSSDKDGGDGNQHVSVINTAFQELSVFRGDIPSSSDQPQTGGEPFNPWGVVFDSVGNLIIGDRDNCRVLLLSGGCKFLKVIHTDTNGTSAVGVDWEDVLWAAFSKNVKLLPYTH from the coding sequence ATGGGAACAACAGTTAGTCAAATGGCTTTGCGTATGAGAGGTCAGACAAACTGCATTCAGCATAGCGAGAAACAACTGGATTTTTATTGTGAGCAATGCGATGAAGTAATCTGCCCCACATGTGTGTCGACAACTCACAATGGACATCGTATCTGTGAACTCAGCCTCATTTCTACTAAAAAGAAACCATACATTCAAAACTTTATTGAcagaacagaaaaaaatgaactgGTACAAATCAGGAGATACATAACCTCTACTGATAAACTCCTCCAAGACAACGACAATATATTCGAGGACCTGTCATGTCAGTTGAAGTTGCAAACGGAGAAATTAAAGCAAGACCTTGAGAAACTAACAGGGAAGACGCTCTCTCTTTATCAGAAAATGAAAGAGGACAACGCCAGGATAATTCAGATGTATAAGCAGAAGCTGGAAATGTACAATGAGCAACTCAAACGAAAAGTACAGGAATGTAAGACGGCACTTCAACGCAGTTCTCACATACAAATTTATGATTTGTCTCATGACATCGCTTCTCCATCCAGTCTCCCTGTGAAACCTTTTCTTGGTACTGCCAGCTTCATTCCAAACATGAATCCTCAGCATCAACTAGAACTGGCCTTAGGGAAAGTTATGTTCAAGGAGGTAGAGGAGTGGAACTCTCTATGTGGAATTGATTCAATATGTCCAACCGATGATGGTAGGGTTTGGACCAGCGAGTACAATAGAACATTAACTCTCCTTGACAGGAAAGGCCGAGTTATACAGAGGGTGAAACACAGGTCTGTGGTCTCGGACATCATCCTGTCACCCAGAACACACAGACTGTGGGTCTGTGACACAGACAACAACATCCTGGAGCTCGTGTCCGGACACCTAACGCAGAGATTCAGAACCAAGGAGAGACCCAGGTGTATATGTGTTACAGCCAGTGACCATGTCATTGTGGGGATGGCCAGACGAATCTCCATATTCACGACAAAAGGCGAAATGGTGTCCATTCCATCTGCTGAAGGGACTGGAAAGCCGGTAGTGTGCACACCGCACAGGATCGCAGAGTGTCCTGTCACGCACAATGTCGCAGTGATTGATTTCAGCAGTGACAAGGACGGCGGTGATGGAAACCAGCATGTTTCTGTTATAAATACTGCTTTCCAAGAACTGTCTGTATTCAGAGGTGACATCCCAAGCTCATCCGACCAACCACAAACAGGAGGTGAACCATTTAACCCCTGGGGTGTGGTGTTTGATAGTGTGGGGAACCTCATCATAGGAGACAGGGATAACTGCAGGGTCCTCCTCCTCAGTGGAGGTTGTAAGTTCCTCAAGGtcatacacacagacacaaaCGGGACATCAGCTGTAGGTGTAGACTGGGAGGACGTGTTATGGGCAGCGTTCTCGAAAAATGTAAAACTACTACCATACACACACTAA